The DNA segment GCGTGGACGGCTCAACGGAATTTGAAGGTTATAGCGAATCAAAAAGTCGCGCAAAAATTACCGCACTTTTCTATGAGGGCAAACCAGTAGAGCAAATCAGCGCGGGACAAAATGCGGTGGTTATTTTGGAAAATACCCCGTTTTATGCGGAGTCTGGCGGCCAAGTGGGGGATACAGGGCGTTTAGAAGGACAAGATTTCTTGTTTAACGTTACTGATACGCAAAAATATGGCCAAGTGTTTGGGCATATTGGCGGTGTAGCGGAAGGCACACTGAGCGTAGGGCAATTTGTAGATGCGGTTGTTGATGTGGCACGCCGTAAACAAATTTCCTTAAATCACAGTGCAACGCATTTGTTACACGCGGCCTTACGCCAAGTGTTAGGCAACCACGTTGCACAAAAAGGTTCATTGGTATCAAACAATTTATTGCGTTTTGACTTTGCACAACCTGAAGCGATTTCTAAAGAACAGTTGTTTGAAGTGGAAAAATTAGTCAACCAACAAGTGCGCGCTAATCACCCTATTCAAACAGAAATTATGGATTTAGATGCCGCGAAAGCAAAAGGGGCAATGGCATTATTTGGTGAAAAATACGCCGAACAAGTGCGTGTTCTCACAATGGGCGATTTTTCCATTGAACTTTGCGGCGGAATTCACGCCCAATATACTGGTGAGATTGGTTTATTCAAAATCATCAGTGAAAGCGCCATTGCGGCGGGTATTCGCCGTATTGAGGCGGTAACAGGCGAAACTGCCATTGATTGGCTTCACCAACAGCTTGGTGTGCTAACTCAAAGTGCAGACTTATTAAAATCTGATGTTTCTTCGCTGACGGATAAAATCCAACAATTACAAGACAAAGCGAAGAAAGCAGAAAAAGAATTGCAACAATTCAAAGAGAAAGCTGCGATGCAAGCTGGATCGGATATTGCAAAAAGTGCGGTGAAAATTAACGGTGTTTCTGTCGTATTACAGCAACTTGATGGAATGGATACCAAGTCATTGCGAGTGATGGTTGATGATTTGAAAAATCAACTTGGATCTGCGGTGATTGCCTTTGTTTCTGTATTTGAAGGTAAAGTAAATTTAGTGGTAGGCGTAACTGCTGATTTAACTGCAAAAGTCAAAGCAGGTGAGCTTGTTAATCTGATGGCTCAGCAAGTAGGCGGAAAAGGCGGTGGTCGTCCTGATATGGCAATGGCAGGCGGTTCACAACCTGAGAATGTCGAAAAAGCCCTTGCCGTTTGCGCTGACTGGTTAAATTCTCACTTATAAAATAAAAATTTTGTGCCGTAGCTCACAACTTTGCATTCCAGTCATCACGTTGTGAGCTTAAGTACGGTAATATTTAGGGGTGATGTACCCTTGGATATAAGGGGTAAATGATCGATAGGGATGTCGAATAAAGGAAATGAGGAGGTTGTATGCTAATCTTAACCAGAAAAGTTGGCGAAAGCTTACTCATTGGTGATGAGATTTCTATTACGATATTAAGTGTTCGTGGTAATCAGATCAAAGTGGGTGTGAATGCACCGAAAGAAGTGTCTGTCTATCGAGAAGAAATTTACCAACGTATTAGAGAAGCAAAAGATGAGCAATCATCTTAATTAAGAAAAGGAAGTGGATGTTATGGGTAAATTAACTTGTTTTAAAGCGTATGATATTCGTGGTCGCTTAGGCGATGAGCTTAATGTGGATATTGTTTATCGCATTGGTCGAGCCTTTGGACAGTTTTTAAAGCCCAAAACCATCGTTGTTGGTGGTGATGTGCGTTTAACCAGTAAAGAATTAAAAAGTGCCGTAACTAACGGTCTATTAGACTCTGGGGTAAACGTGATTGATTTGGGTGAAACGGGTACTGAAGAAGTTTACTTTGCCACCTCTTTCTTAAAAGCCGATGGCGGAATTGAAGTAACCGCAAGTCATAATCCGATGGATTACAATGGCTTAAAATTGGTGCGTGAGGGTTCACGTCCAATTAGTGCGGATACTGGGCTTGCTGATATTCAACGCTTAGCAGAGGAAAATAATTTTCCACCTGTTACGCAACGTGGTGAATATAAGCAACTTTCCGTATTAGGTGATTACGTTGAGCATTTATTATCTTATATCAATTTAGATAATTTAAAACCAATGAAATTGGTGATTAACTCAGGAAATGGCGCAGCAGGGCACGTTATTGATGCCATTGAAGCGCAATTCCGAGCAAAACGTGTGCCGGTGGAATTTATTAAAGTGCATAACAATCCAGATGGTACATTCCCAAATGGGATTCCAAACCCAATCTTGCACGAAAATCGTCAAGATACCATTGATGCGGTGCTAGCAAACAACGCAGATATGGGCATTGCCTTTGACGGTGATTTTGACCGCTGTTTCTTATTCGATGAAAATGGTAACTTTATTGAGGGTTACTACATTGTTGGGTTACTTGGTCAAGCTTTCTTGCAAAAAAATAAAGGGGCGAAAATCATTTATGATCCACGCTTAATTTGGAATACCGTTAAATTGGTGGAAGAAAATGGCGGTGAGGCAGTAATGTCAAAATCAGGCCACTCTTTCATTAAAGAAAAAATGCGTGCCGTTGATGCCATTTATGGTGGGGAAATGAGCGCACACCACTATTTCCGTGATTTCTTCTACTGCGACAGTGGAATGATCCCTTGGTTATTAGTGATGGAATTAGTTTGCACCACAGGCAAATCATTAGGCGAATTAGTTAATGAAAGTATTAATACTTTCCCATCTCCGGGCGAAATTAATAGTAAATTAACTGATGCCAAAGCGGCGATTGCCCGCGTTCGAGCAGCGTATGAAAAAGAGGCGATTTCAGTAGATGAAATTGATGGTATCAGTATTGAATATCCAAATTGGCGCTTCAATTTGCGTACATCAAACACTGAACCTGTGGTACGCTTAAATCTTGAAACGCGTGGCGATAAACAGTTAATGACTGAAAAAACCGAAGAAATTTTGGCATTATTACGTCAATAACTTAGCAAAAAACACCGCACTTTAAGGACAAGGTGCGGTGTGTTCTTTTCTCGGCTATCATTAGATAGCCATTTTCTTACCGTTTCACAATATTAAATAAAAGCTATAAAGTGCGGTAAGATTTTGAATCATTTTAATTAAATAGAAGGACACCGAATGAAAGTTGTTATTCCCGTAGCTGGATTAGGTACAAGAATGCTTCCAGCAACCAAAGCGATTCCAAAAGAAATGCTCACTCTCGTGGACAAGCCGCTAATTCAATATGTGGTGAGCGAATGTGTGGCTGCGGGAGTAAAAGAAATTGTATTAGTAACCCACTCTTCCAAAAATGCCATTGAAAACCACTTTGACACCTCTTTTGAATTGGAAACAATGTTGGAAAAACGGGTAAAACGTCAATTATTAGAAGAAGTGCGCTCTATTTGCCCGAAAGATGTTACCATTATGCACGTTCGTCAAGGCAACGCCAAAGGCTTAGGCCACGCAGTATTATGCGCCCGTCCATTGGTAGGTGATGCGCCTTTTGCGGTGGTGTTACCTGATGTGCTACTTACCGATTTCAGTGCGGATCAGCGTAAAGAAAACCTCGCAGCAATGATTAAACGCTTTAAAGAAACTAATGCCAGCCAAATCTTGGTTGAGCCAGTTTCTGAGCAAGACATCAGTAGTTATGGGATTGTCGATTGTGAAGGCGTGGAGTTTAACCCAGGTGAAAGTGCGAAGATTAAACGCATCGTAGAAAAACCAGCGGTGGAAGATGCGCCGTCTAACCTTGCTGTGGTGGGGCGCTATGTGTTCTCCGCAAGCATTTGGGATCTATTGGCAAAAACGCCAGTGGGCGTGGGCGATGAAATTCAGCTCACCGATGCCATTGATATGTTAATCGAAAAAGAAACCGTTGAGGCCTTTTATCAAACAGGCGGCAATTTCGATTGCGGGGACAAATTAGGCTATATGCAAGCCTTTGTAGAATATGGCATTAGACACCCTAAACTCGGCGATGAATTTGCTACATTTATTAAAAAATTAGCAAAAACGCTTTAGTTGCGAGTAAAAATGTAAAAAATTCTTACCGCACTTAAATGTAAGAAATAGCGTTGTCCATACAACGCTATTTTTGTTTCGTAAAAATACGAGTAAGATAGGCAGTATTCAAGATTAATTTAGGCAAGATAATGAATTTAGACGATAAAAATAGCCAACATACTCCAATGATGCAGCAGTACCTTCGATTGAAAGCAGAAAATCCAGAGATTTTGCTGTTTTATCGAATGGGGGATTTTTATGAATTATTTTATGATGATGCAAAAAAAGCGGCGGCATTGTTGGATATTTCCTTGACTAAACGTGGCCAGTCGGCAGGGCAGCCTATTCCTATGGCAGGCGTACCCTATCACGCGGTGGAGGGCTATTTAGCAAAATTAGTTCAGCTTGGCGAAAGTGTGGCGATTTGCGAGCAAGTGGGCGATCCTGCCACGGCAAAAGGGCCGGTGGAACGCCAGATTGTGCGCATTGTTACCCCCGGAACAATCAGTGATGAAGCCTTGTTGCCTGAACGTCAGGATAATTTGATTGCCGCTGTTTATCAGGAAAAAGACAAATTTGGCTTGGCAACTTTAGATATGGCATCGGGGCGTTTTCAGTTGAGTGAGCCAGCCAGTAAAGAGAGTTTACAGGCGGAATTACAGCGTATTCAGCCTGTGGAATTGCTTTATTGTGAAGATTTTGAAGATCGTTATTTAATTGAAAATGCAAAGGGCTTACGCCGCCGTCCCATTTGGGAATTTGAATTAAAAACCGCCATTGAGCAGCTTAATCGTCAATTTGGTACGCAAGATTTGCGCGCCTTTGGGGTAGAAAAATCCCCGCTTGGGCTTTGCGCCGCAGGCTGTTTATTACAATACGCCAAGGAAACTCAGCGCACCGCGTTGCCCCATATTCAAAGCATCAGCTTGGTACAAAATAATGAGAATATTCAATTAGATGCTGCCACAAGACGAAATTTAGAACTCACCCAAAATTTAGCAGGTGGCACAGAGCATACCCTTGCTTCCGTGTTGGATAAATGCGTTACTCCAATGGGGAGCCGTTTGCTGAAACGTTGGATTCACCAACCGATTCGCGATCGTGAAAAATTAACCTTACGCCAACAAACCATTAGTCAAATTTTGCAGCAGGATTTAGTGGCAGAATTTCAACCGCACTTGCAACAAGTGGGGGATATGGAGCGCATTTTAGCGCGCGTGGCATTACGTTCAGCGCGTCCACGGGATCTCACCCGTTTACGCACCGCGCTCGCACAAATTCCTGCGATTCAACATTATCTTAATCAACAACATTGCCCGCAATTTTCTGCATTTTCTCAACAAATTGCCGATTTTTCAGCACAGTTAGATCTATTAGAACGAGCGATTATTGAAAATCCCCCTTTGTTGATTCGTGATGGTGGCGTGATTGCAGAAGGCTTTAACGCAGAACTTGATGAATGGCGCTCCCTTTCAGACGGCGCAACCCGTTATTTGGAAGAGCTAGAGCAACGAGAGAGAGAAACCACAGGCATTGATAGCCTGAAAATTGGCTTTAATGCGGTACACGGCTATTATATTCAGATCCCACAAGGGCAAGCGCACAAAGCGCCTATTCATTATGTTCGCCGCCAAACCCTAAAAAATGCGGAACGTTACATTATTCCTGAATTAAAAACCTATGAAGATAAAGTGCTGAAAGCCAAAGGTGCGGCGTTAGCGCTGGAAAAGCAACTTTATGAAGAAATTTTCGATGAATTATTACCGTACTTAGGCGCATTACAGCTGGCAAGCCTTGCTTTGGCAGAATTAGATGTGCTAACCAACTTGGCGGAACGGGCAGAAACCCTAAACTATGTTGCGCCAACCTTTAGCGATGAAATTGGCGTAGATATTCAAAACGGCCGCCACCCTGTGGTGGAACAGGTGTCCAAAAACCCGTTTATTGCTAATCCAGTGAAATTAAGTGCCGATCGCCATTTATTAATTATAACCGGCCCGAATATGGGGGGAAAAAGCACCTATATGCGTCAAACTGCATTGATCACGCTAATGGCCTATATAGGATCTTTTGTGCCAGCAGAAAGTGCTATGATCGGCCCGATCGATCGCATTTTCACGCGTATTGGTGCATCAGATGATCTGGCTTCAGGGCGTTCAACCTTTATGGTAGAAATGACAGAAATGGCGAATATTTTGCATCAAGCCACCGCAAACAGTTTAGTGCTTATCGATGAAATTGGGCGCGGCACGTCCACCTATGACGGGCTTTCCCTTGCTTGGGCTTGTGCAGAATGGCTTGCGCAAAAAGTACGCGCACTTACCTTATTTGCCACGCATTATTTTGAGCTGACTGTTTTGCCTGAGCAGTT comes from the Avibacterium avium genome and includes:
- the csrA gene encoding carbon storage regulator CsrA, whose product is MLILTRKVGESLLIGDEISITILSVRGNQIKVGVNAPKEVSVYREEIYQRIREAKDEQSS
- a CDS encoding phosphomannomutase CpsG (capsular polysaccharide biosynthesis protein; catalyzes the formation of D-mannose 6-phosphate from alpha-D-mannose 1-phosphate); the encoded protein is MGKLTCFKAYDIRGRLGDELNVDIVYRIGRAFGQFLKPKTIVVGGDVRLTSKELKSAVTNGLLDSGVNVIDLGETGTEEVYFATSFLKADGGIEVTASHNPMDYNGLKLVREGSRPISADTGLADIQRLAEENNFPPVTQRGEYKQLSVLGDYVEHLLSYINLDNLKPMKLVINSGNGAAGHVIDAIEAQFRAKRVPVEFIKVHNNPDGTFPNGIPNPILHENRQDTIDAVLANNADMGIAFDGDFDRCFLFDENGNFIEGYYIVGLLGQAFLQKNKGAKIIYDPRLIWNTVKLVEENGGEAVMSKSGHSFIKEKMRAVDAIYGGEMSAHHYFRDFFYCDSGMIPWLLVMELVCTTGKSLGELVNESINTFPSPGEINSKLTDAKAAIARVRAAYEKEAISVDEIDGISIEYPNWRFNLRTSNTEPVVRLNLETRGDKQLMTEKTEEILALLRQ
- the galU gene encoding UTP--glucose-1-phosphate uridylyltransferase GalU, yielding MKVVIPVAGLGTRMLPATKAIPKEMLTLVDKPLIQYVVSECVAAGVKEIVLVTHSSKNAIENHFDTSFELETMLEKRVKRQLLEEVRSICPKDVTIMHVRQGNAKGLGHAVLCARPLVGDAPFAVVLPDVLLTDFSADQRKENLAAMIKRFKETNASQILVEPVSEQDISSYGIVDCEGVEFNPGESAKIKRIVEKPAVEDAPSNLAVVGRYVFSASIWDLLAKTPVGVGDEIQLTDAIDMLIEKETVEAFYQTGGNFDCGDKLGYMQAFVEYGIRHPKLGDEFATFIKKLAKTL
- the mutS gene encoding DNA mismatch repair protein MutS, producing the protein MNLDDKNSQHTPMMQQYLRLKAENPEILLFYRMGDFYELFYDDAKKAAALLDISLTKRGQSAGQPIPMAGVPYHAVEGYLAKLVQLGESVAICEQVGDPATAKGPVERQIVRIVTPGTISDEALLPERQDNLIAAVYQEKDKFGLATLDMASGRFQLSEPASKESLQAELQRIQPVELLYCEDFEDRYLIENAKGLRRRPIWEFELKTAIEQLNRQFGTQDLRAFGVEKSPLGLCAAGCLLQYAKETQRTALPHIQSISLVQNNENIQLDAATRRNLELTQNLAGGTEHTLASVLDKCVTPMGSRLLKRWIHQPIRDREKLTLRQQTISQILQQDLVAEFQPHLQQVGDMERILARVALRSARPRDLTRLRTALAQIPAIQHYLNQQHCPQFSAFSQQIADFSAQLDLLERAIIENPPLLIRDGGVIAEGFNAELDEWRSLSDGATRYLEELEQRERETTGIDSLKIGFNAVHGYYIQIPQGQAHKAPIHYVRRQTLKNAERYIIPELKTYEDKVLKAKGAALALEKQLYEEIFDELLPYLGALQLASLALAELDVLTNLAERAETLNYVAPTFSDEIGVDIQNGRHPVVEQVSKNPFIANPVKLSADRHLLIITGPNMGGKSTYMRQTALITLMAYIGSFVPAESAMIGPIDRIFTRIGASDDLASGRSTFMVEMTEMANILHQATANSLVLIDEIGRGTSTYDGLSLAWACAEWLAQKVRALTLFATHYFELTVLPEQLKGIANVHLDAVEHNDTIAFMHAVQEGAASKSYGLAVAALAGVPQSVIKLAKQKLAQLEKFSQQNNQLNSEAVQQQGQGELLLMEENEQKDALWQMIENLDPDEMSPKQALAYLYELKKIR